A DNA window from Enterobacter cloacae subsp. cloacae ATCC 13047 contains the following coding sequences:
- the trpS gene encoding tryptophan--tRNA ligase, with amino-acid sequence MTKPIVFSGAQPSGELTIGNYMGALRQWVSMQDDYHCIYCIVDLHAITARQDPEKLRKATLDTLALYLACGIDPEKSTIFVQSHVPEHAQLGWALNCYTYFGELSRMTQFKDKSARYSENINAGLFDYPVLMAADILLYQTNQVPVGEDQKQHLELSRDIAQRFNALYGEVFKVPEPFIPKSGARVMSLLEPTKKMSKSDDNRNNVIGLLEDPKSVVKKLKRAVTDSDEPPVVRYDVQNKAGVSNLLDILSGVTGQSIPELEQHFEGKMYGHLKGEVADAVSGMLTELQERYHRYRNDEAFLQKVMKEGAEKASARASETLKAVYEAIGFVGKP; translated from the coding sequence ATGACTAAGCCCATCGTTTTTAGTGGCGCCCAGCCGTCAGGTGAATTGACCATTGGTAACTACATGGGTGCGTTACGTCAATGGGTTAGCATGCAGGATGACTACCATTGCATTTACTGCATTGTGGATCTGCATGCTATTACCGCCCGGCAGGATCCTGAGAAGCTGCGTAAAGCCACGCTGGACACCCTGGCGCTCTATCTGGCCTGCGGGATCGATCCTGAAAAGAGCACCATCTTCGTTCAGTCTCACGTGCCGGAGCATGCACAGCTTGGCTGGGCGCTGAACTGCTACACCTACTTTGGTGAACTGAGCCGTATGACGCAGTTCAAGGATAAATCCGCGCGCTATTCCGAGAACATTAACGCCGGTCTGTTTGACTATCCGGTGCTGATGGCGGCTGACATTCTGCTGTATCAGACTAACCAGGTGCCGGTGGGTGAAGACCAGAAGCAACACCTGGAGCTGAGCCGTGATATCGCCCAGCGCTTTAACGCCCTGTATGGCGAAGTGTTCAAAGTGCCAGAGCCATTTATTCCAAAATCCGGTGCACGCGTGATGTCGCTGCTGGAGCCGACCAAAAAGATGTCCAAGTCTGACGATAACCGCAACAACGTTATCGGCCTGCTGGAAGATCCGAAATCTGTGGTTAAAAAGCTCAAGCGTGCCGTGACCGACTCCGACGAGCCGCCTGTTGTGCGCTACGATGTGCAGAACAAAGCGGGGGTCTCCAACCTGCTGGATATCCTCTCCGGTGTGACCGGCCAGAGCATTCCTGAGCTGGAACAGCACTTTGAAGGCAAGATGTACGGCCACCTGAAAGGCGAAGTGGCGGATGCCGTTTCCGGTATGCTGACCGAGCTGCAGGAGCGTTATCACCGCTACCGTAACGATGAAGCCTTCCTGCAGAAGGTGATGAAAGAGGGCGCTGAAAAAGCCAGCGCGCGCGCGTCAGAAACCCTGAAAGCGGTGTACGAAGCGATTGGGTTTGTGGGTAAGCCGTAG
- the damX gene encoding cell division protein DamX, producing the protein MDEFKPEDELKPDPSDRRTGRSRQSSERDNEPQINFDDVDLDADDRRPSRSRNARDEREEEDYESEEDSMDEEPVERRPRKRKKAAAQKPASRQYIMMGLGVLVLVLLIVGIGSALKAPSTNSGEQTASTEKSINLSGNDAADQANGAQPAPGTTSAEQTASNTTTPQDVSLPPVSSTPAQNQAPATPEGQQRVEVQGDLNNALMQPQNQQQVDNVVVNSTLPTEPATVAPVRGGNAQPQTAATESKPRQTQTAPRQERKQAVIEPKRETKPQAVVKAPEVKATPAQPKRTETAAASEPAKAPVTQTAPKATATTTAPAATTAPAATATASAGTTGKTTGNVGSLKSAPSSNYTLQLSSSSNYDNLNGWAKKSNLKNYVVYQTTRNGQPWYVLVSGVYASKDEAKRAVATLPADVQAKNPWAKPIHQVQADLK; encoded by the coding sequence ATGGATGAATTCAAACCAGAAGACGAGCTGAAACCCGATCCCAGCGATCGTCGTACTGGTCGTTCTCGTCAATCTTCAGAACGTGATAACGAGCCGCAGATCAACTTTGACGATGTTGATCTGGATGCAGACGATCGTCGCCCTTCACGTAGCCGCAATGCGCGTGATGAGCGAGAAGAAGAGGATTATGAGTCCGAAGAAGATTCAATGGACGAAGAGCCAGTAGAGCGTCGCCCGCGTAAACGTAAAAAAGCGGCCGCGCAGAAACCGGCCTCCCGCCAGTACATCATGATGGGACTGGGCGTTCTGGTGCTTGTGCTGCTGATTGTCGGCATTGGCTCCGCGCTGAAAGCGCCTTCCACGAATTCTGGCGAGCAAACGGCTTCCACTGAGAAGAGCATCAACCTCTCCGGTAACGATGCGGCAGATCAGGCAAATGGTGCACAGCCAGCGCCGGGGACCACCTCCGCAGAGCAGACCGCCAGTAACACAACGACGCCGCAGGATGTTTCCCTGCCGCCAGTCTCTTCTACCCCCGCTCAGAATCAGGCACCTGCCACGCCAGAAGGCCAGCAGCGTGTAGAAGTTCAGGGCGATCTGAACAATGCGCTGATGCAGCCGCAAAACCAGCAGCAGGTGGATAACGTCGTGGTGAATTCTACGCTGCCAACTGAACCTGCAACCGTTGCGCCTGTTCGCGGTGGCAACGCTCAGCCACAAACCGCAGCAACGGAAAGCAAGCCGCGTCAGACTCAGACTGCACCACGTCAGGAACGTAAGCAGGCGGTCATTGAACCTAAGCGTGAAACCAAACCTCAGGCTGTGGTAAAAGCACCAGAAGTCAAAGCGACCCCGGCGCAGCCGAAACGGACTGAAACCGCTGCGGCAAGCGAGCCCGCAAAAGCGCCAGTGACGCAGACTGCACCGAAAGCCACGGCCACCACCACTGCACCTGCGGCGACAACGGCTCCAGCTGCAACCGCCACTGCATCGGCTGGCACAACCGGTAAAACGACGGGTAACGTCGGTTCACTGAAATCTGCGCCATCCAGTAACTACACGCTGCAGCTGAGCAGTTCGTCCAACTATGACAACCTCAACGGTTGGGCGAAGAAATCGAATCTGAAAAACTACGTGGTTTATCAGACGACCCGTAACGGGCAGCCGTGGTATGTGCTGGTGAGCGGTGTGTATGCTTCTAAAGATGAAGCGAAACGTGCCGTGGCGACACTGCCAGCAGACGTTCAGGCGAAAAACCCGTGGGCGAAGCCCATTCATCAGGTTCAGGCCGATCTTAAGTAA
- the dam gene encoding adenine-specific DNA-methyltransferase, with translation MKKNRAFLKWAGGKYPLLDDIKKHLPKGECLIEPFVGAGSVFLNTDFSRYILADINSDLISLYNIVKLRTDEYVEEARKLFTPENNHPDVYYQLRTEFNQSQDPFRRALLFLYLNRHGYNGLCRYNLRGEFNVPFGRYKRPYFPQDELYHFAEKAQNAEFHCLSYEECMELAGVDSVVYCDPPYAPLSATANFTAYHTNSFSPAEQARLAEMAEKLVSKRIPVLISNHDTPDTREWYKAAKHFQVKVRRSISSNGGTRKKVDELLALYRP, from the coding sequence ATGAAAAAAAATCGCGCTTTTCTGAAATGGGCAGGGGGGAAATACCCCCTGCTTGATGATATTAAAAAGCACCTGCCTAAAGGCGAGTGTCTTATCGAGCCCTTTGTGGGCGCAGGATCGGTGTTCCTGAACACCGATTTTTCTCGTTATATCCTGGCGGATATCAACAGCGATCTCATCAGCCTCTATAACATCGTCAAACTGCGTACCGATGAGTATGTGGAAGAGGCGCGCAAGCTGTTTACGCCCGAGAACAATCATCCGGATGTTTACTACCAGCTGCGCACTGAGTTTAACCAGAGCCAGGATCCGTTCCGTCGGGCACTGTTGTTCCTCTATCTCAACCGCCATGGTTACAACGGCCTGTGCCGGTATAATCTGCGTGGGGAATTCAACGTGCCGTTTGGCCGCTATAAGCGCCCTTACTTCCCGCAGGACGAGCTGTATCACTTTGCTGAAAAAGCGCAGAATGCAGAATTCCACTGCCTCTCATATGAAGAGTGTATGGAACTGGCGGGGGTAGACTCGGTGGTTTACTGCGATCCGCCTTACGCCCCGCTGTCTGCGACGGCGAATTTTACCGCCTATCACACCAACAGCTTCAGTCCGGCCGAGCAGGCCCGTCTGGCGGAGATGGCGGAAAAGCTGGTCAGCAAAAGAATTCCGGTGTTAATTTCGAATCACGATACCCCTGATACGCGCGAATGGTACAAAGCCGCGAAGCATTTTCAGGTCAAAGTGCGGCGTAGCATTAGCAGCAACGGCGGCACACGTAAAAAGGTGGACGAACTCCTGGCTCTTTATCGCCCCTGA
- the aroB gene encoding 3-dehydroquinate synthase: MERITVTLGERSYPITIAAGLFNDPASFLPLKAGDQAMLVTNETLAPLYLDRVRHLLEQAGVKVDSVILPDGEQYKSLTVLDTVFTALLQKPHGRDTTLLALGGGVVGDLTGFAAASYQRGVRFIQIPTTLLSQVDSSVGGKTAVNHPLGKNMIGAFYQPASVVVDLDCLKTLPARELASGLAEVIKYGIILDGEFFNWLEENMDALLRLDEAKLAYCIRRCCELKAEVVAADERETGLRALLNLGHTFGHAIEAEMGYGNWLHGEAVAAGMVMAARTSERLGQFKPEETARIIALLERAGLPVTGPQEMSAQAYLPHMMRDKKVLAGEMRLVLPLAIGKSEVRGGVPHDVVLGAIADCQQA; encoded by the coding sequence ATGGAGAGGATTACAGTTACTCTCGGGGAACGTAGTTACCCTATCACCATCGCGGCTGGTTTGTTTAACGACCCAGCTTCCTTTTTACCACTGAAAGCGGGTGATCAGGCGATGCTGGTCACCAATGAGACGCTGGCTCCGCTTTATCTTGACCGCGTTCGCCACCTGCTTGAGCAGGCGGGCGTGAAGGTCGACAGTGTAATTCTGCCCGATGGCGAGCAGTATAAAAGCCTGACGGTACTGGATACCGTCTTTACCGCATTGCTGCAAAAACCCCATGGTCGCGATACGACACTGCTTGCTCTCGGCGGCGGTGTTGTGGGCGATCTGACGGGCTTTGCGGCAGCAAGCTATCAACGTGGTGTCCGTTTTATTCAGATTCCGACCACCTTACTGTCTCAGGTCGACTCTTCCGTTGGCGGCAAAACCGCGGTCAACCATCCGCTCGGCAAAAACATGATTGGCGCGTTCTACCAGCCTGCTTCGGTGGTGGTGGATCTCGACTGTCTGAAAACCCTGCCAGCACGCGAACTGGCCTCTGGCCTGGCTGAAGTGATCAAATACGGCATTATTCTCGACGGCGAGTTCTTTAACTGGCTGGAAGAGAATATGGATGCGCTGCTGCGCCTGGATGAGGCTAAACTGGCATACTGCATTCGCCGTTGTTGTGAGCTGAAAGCAGAAGTTGTTGCAGCAGACGAGCGTGAAACGGGCTTACGTGCTTTACTGAATCTTGGGCATACGTTTGGCCACGCGATTGAAGCCGAAATGGGTTACGGAAACTGGCTCCACGGTGAAGCTGTCGCTGCTGGCATGGTGATGGCTGCCCGTACCTCCGAACGTCTGGGTCAGTTCAAACCGGAAGAGACGGCACGTATCATCGCACTGCTGGAACGTGCTGGCTTGCCGGTAACCGGGCCGCAGGAGATGTCGGCGCAAGCGTATTTACCCCACATGATGCGCGATAAAAAAGTATTGGCAGGTGAGATGCGTCTTGTACTCCCGCTTGCAATAGGGAAGAGTGAAGTGCGCGGCGGAGTGCCGCACGATGTCGTTCTTGGCGCTATCGCTGATTGTCAGCAGGCGTAA
- a CDS encoding HofP DNA utilization family protein yields MRNSLRYLLVCSVLLLTGMRDPFRPPDDPCAVGELTQWHYRGMVGGVGLLQDGKQRWYRLHLEERLPAGWRVSAMNETQLVVDVGETCEPAQWTWQREGTKKYEFKDNAAVTDDRHSAGRRTEAGHAGGG; encoded by the coding sequence ATGCGAAATAGCCTGCGCTACCTGCTGGTTTGCTCAGTGCTGTTACTCACCGGGATGCGCGATCCGTTTCGTCCGCCTGACGATCCCTGTGCCGTTGGCGAGCTGACGCAGTGGCACTATCGCGGCATGGTCGGCGGGGTTGGCCTGTTGCAGGACGGGAAACAGCGCTGGTATCGCCTGCACTTAGAGGAACGTTTACCGGCGGGCTGGCGGGTCAGCGCAATGAATGAGACGCAACTCGTCGTAGACGTGGGTGAAACCTGTGAGCCAGCGCAATGGACGTGGCAACGAGAAGGAACGAAAAAATATGAATTTAAGGATAACGCTGCTGTTACTGACGATCGTCACTCCGCTGGCCGCCGCACCGAAGCCGGTCACGCTGGTGGTGGATGA
- the rpe gene encoding ribulose-phosphate 3-epimerase, whose translation MKQFLIAPSILSADFARLGEDTANALAAGADVVHFDVMDNHYVPNLTIGPMVLKALRNYGITAPIDVHLMVKPVDRIVPDFAAAGASIITFHPEASEHVDRTLQLIKENGCKAGLVFNPATPLSYLDYVMDKLDVILLMSVNPGFGGQSFIPHTLDKLREVRRRIDESGYDIRLEVDGGVKVNNIGEIAAAGADMFVAGSAIFDQPDYKKVIDEMRRELAKVSHG comes from the coding sequence ATGAAACAGTTTTTGATTGCTCCCTCAATTCTGTCGGCCGATTTTGCCCGCCTGGGTGAGGACACTGCTAACGCGCTCGCCGCGGGTGCGGATGTCGTACATTTCGACGTTATGGATAACCACTACGTTCCTAATCTGACCATTGGCCCCATGGTGCTCAAGGCGCTGCGTAACTACGGTATTACCGCGCCCATTGACGTCCATCTGATGGTGAAACCGGTTGACCGCATCGTGCCTGATTTTGCCGCGGCGGGCGCCAGTATCATTACTTTTCACCCGGAAGCGTCTGAACACGTTGACCGCACGCTGCAGCTGATTAAAGAAAACGGCTGTAAAGCGGGCCTGGTCTTTAACCCGGCAACGCCGCTGAGCTATCTCGACTATGTGATGGATAAGCTGGACGTTATCTTGCTGATGTCCGTTAACCCGGGCTTTGGCGGGCAGTCATTCATTCCTCACACGCTCGATAAACTGCGTGAAGTGCGCCGTCGTATTGATGAGTCCGGCTATGACATCCGTCTGGAAGTGGATGGTGGCGTGAAGGTGAATAACATTGGCGAAATTGCGGCTGCGGGCGCGGATATGTTCGTTGCCGGTTCGGCAATTTTCGACCAACCGGATTACAAAAAAGTTATAGATGAAATGCGCCGCGAGCTGGCGAAGGTAAGTCATGGATAA
- a CDS encoding PilN domain-containing protein: protein MSMTNLLPWRQQRRARRVRFWGGLSAATCILTLATVFSLSMHAHLKLHALQAELAGMQTVQRALSSRLPLATPAPTRQPQRMAWHPVLASLSDAIPAQAWFTELRYQPPSLMINGYASALPALSAMGDALRQIAGFTPGSAGEIRQDNHGRWMFTFQLTGQG from the coding sequence ATGAGCATGACCAATCTTCTTCCGTGGCGACAGCAACGACGCGCGCGCCGCGTGCGGTTCTGGGGAGGGCTGTCTGCGGCCACCTGTATTCTGACGCTGGCAACGGTCTTCAGTCTGAGCATGCACGCCCACCTGAAACTGCACGCCCTGCAGGCTGAACTGGCGGGCATGCAGACCGTGCAGCGCGCGCTGTCTTCTCGTCTACCTCTTGCCACACCCGCTCCCACGCGCCAGCCACAGCGTATGGCGTGGCACCCGGTGCTGGCGTCACTCTCCGATGCCATTCCGGCGCAGGCCTGGTTCACTGAGCTTCGTTACCAACCGCCCTCTTTGATGATTAACGGCTATGCCTCAGCACTGCCCGCCCTGTCGGCAATGGGTGATGCTCTGCGACAAATAGCGGGTTTTACCCCAGGGTCAGCAGGGGAGATACGGCAGGATAATCACGGGCGCTGGATGTTCACTTTTCAGCTCACAGGCCAGGGGTAA
- a CDS encoding pilus assembly protein HofM, translating into MAFKTWQTGVHIQQDRVLIVALVRERLSWCLRRWWAIPLTEGIILDGKICQPEQLFDALRGWRRTLPHQHRVFLSFPAARTLQRSLPRPAIALRDSEQLSWLGAALSRELEMSPDALCFDYAQDTFSNTFHVTAAQNKEVETLLTLAKTLHLRLVTITPDASALANFLPAVAPAQCVAWRDEHQWLWAMRHQWGRRFATEAKSVAELAALLALAPDDIALFDSQRDPWELLSRCQPPLPECGADYTIALALAMSEVPE; encoded by the coding sequence ATGGCTTTCAAAACATGGCAAACGGGCGTTCATATTCAACAAGATAGGGTGCTGATTGTCGCGCTGGTTCGTGAGCGTCTCAGCTGGTGTCTGCGCCGCTGGTGGGCGATACCGCTGACGGAAGGCATCATCCTCGACGGGAAAATTTGTCAGCCAGAACAATTGTTTGACGCATTACGCGGCTGGCGACGTACGTTGCCGCATCAGCACCGGGTGTTTCTCTCATTTCCGGCGGCGCGTACCCTGCAAAGATCGTTGCCCCGCCCGGCTATCGCCCTGCGCGACAGCGAACAGCTCTCCTGGCTAGGGGCTGCGCTCTCGCGTGAGCTGGAGATGTCCCCTGATGCGCTGTGCTTCGATTACGCGCAGGACACGTTCAGCAACACATTTCATGTCACCGCTGCGCAAAACAAAGAGGTTGAAACACTACTGACGCTCGCGAAAACGCTGCATTTACGGCTGGTGACGATTACTCCGGATGCCAGCGCGCTGGCAAATTTTCTTCCTGCGGTGGCACCGGCGCAGTGTGTCGCGTGGCGAGACGAACATCAGTGGTTGTGGGCAATGCGCCACCAGTGGGGGCGCCGCTTCGCTACCGAGGCCAAAAGCGTGGCTGAACTGGCGGCACTGCTGGCTCTCGCGCCGGACGATATCGCGCTGTTTGATAGCCAGCGCGACCCGTGGGAGCTCCTCTCTCGCTGTCAGCCCCCGCTGCCGGAGTGCGGTGCCGATTATACCATCGCGCTGGCGCTGGCCATGAGCGAGGTGCCTGAATGA
- the aroK gene encoding shikimate kinase AroK: protein MAEKRNIFLVGPMGAGKSTIGRQLAQQLNMEFYDSDQEIEKRTGADVGWVFDVEGEEGFRDREEKVINELTEKQGIVLATGGGSVKSRETRNRLSARGVVVYLETTIEKQLARTQRDKKRPLLQVETPPREVLEALADERNPLYEEIADVTIRTDDQSAKVVANQIIHMLESN, encoded by the coding sequence ATGGCAGAGAAACGCAATATCTTTCTGGTTGGGCCTATGGGTGCCGGCAAAAGCACTATTGGGCGTCAGTTAGCTCAACAACTCAATATGGAATTTTACGATTCTGATCAAGAGATTGAGAAACGAACCGGAGCTGATGTGGGCTGGGTCTTCGATGTAGAAGGCGAAGAAGGTTTCCGTGACCGAGAAGAAAAAGTGATCAACGAACTCACGGAAAAACAGGGCATCGTGCTGGCGACCGGCGGCGGTTCTGTAAAATCTCGCGAAACCCGCAACCGTCTCTCCGCCCGTGGCGTAGTGGTCTATCTTGAGACGACCATTGAAAAACAGCTGGCACGTACGCAGCGCGATAAAAAGCGCCCGCTGCTGCAGGTTGAAACGCCACCACGCGAAGTTCTGGAAGCGTTGGCCGATGAACGCAATCCTCTGTACGAAGAGATTGCTGATGTGACCATTCGTACTGATGATCAGAGCGCTAAAGTGGTTGCAAACCAGATTATTCATATGCTGGAAAGCAACTGA
- the cysG gene encoding siroheme synthase CysG — translation MDHLPIFCQLRHRDCLLVGGGDVAERKARLLLEAGARLTVNALAFAPQFEAWAKEGMLTLNQGEFNESLLDTCWLTIAATDDDEVNQRVSDACEARRIFCNVVDAPKEASFIMPSIIDRSPLMIAVSSGGRSPVLARLLREKLEALLPQHLGQIAHYAGQLRSRVKQTFATVGERRRFWEKFFVNDRLAQSLANQDVKAVEETTEQLLSEPLDHRGEVVLVGAGPGDAGLLTLKGLQQIQQADTVVYDRLVSDEIMNLVRRDADRVFVGKRAGYHCVPQEEINQILLREAQKGKRVVRLKGGDPFIFGRGGEELETLCNAGIPFSVVPGITAASGCSAYSGIPLTHRDYAQSVRLVTGHLKTGSELDWHNLAAEKQTLVFYMGLNQAATIQAKLLEHGMEADMPVALVENGTSIKQRVVNGVLTQLGELAQQVESPALIIVGRVVELRDKLNWFSNH, via the coding sequence GTGGACCACCTGCCGATTTTCTGTCAATTACGCCATCGCGACTGCCTGCTTGTGGGTGGCGGCGATGTGGCTGAACGCAAAGCCCGCTTGCTGTTAGAGGCAGGTGCCCGTCTTACGGTTAACGCCCTCGCCTTCGCACCACAGTTTGAAGCCTGGGCGAAGGAAGGGATGCTCACGCTGAATCAGGGGGAGTTTAACGAGTCCCTGCTGGATACCTGCTGGCTGACTATTGCCGCGACGGATGACGATGAAGTGAATCAGCGCGTCAGCGATGCCTGCGAAGCGCGCCGTATATTCTGCAACGTGGTGGATGCGCCGAAAGAAGCCAGCTTTATCATGCCGTCGATAATCGACCGTTCACCACTGATGATTGCGGTGTCGTCAGGTGGCCGCTCGCCGGTTCTCGCCCGCCTGCTGCGGGAAAAACTGGAAGCACTGCTGCCGCAACATCTTGGACAAATTGCCCACTATGCAGGGCAACTGCGTTCACGAGTGAAGCAAACCTTCGCGACCGTGGGCGAGCGCCGTCGCTTCTGGGAAAAATTCTTCGTCAATGACCGGCTGGCCCAGTCGCTGGCCAATCAGGACGTGAAGGCGGTTGAAGAGACGACCGAGCAGTTACTCTCTGAACCGCTGGATCATCGTGGCGAGGTGGTTCTGGTGGGTGCAGGCCCCGGCGATGCGGGATTACTGACGCTGAAAGGACTCCAGCAGATCCAGCAGGCCGATACCGTTGTGTATGACCGTCTGGTCTCCGATGAGATCATGAATCTGGTACGTCGCGATGCGGACCGGGTGTTTGTGGGTAAACGTGCGGGTTATCACTGCGTGCCGCAGGAAGAGATTAACCAGATCCTGCTGCGGGAAGCGCAAAAAGGAAAACGTGTGGTGCGCCTGAAGGGCGGGGATCCGTTTATCTTTGGTCGCGGCGGCGAGGAACTGGAAACCCTCTGCAACGCAGGTATTCCGTTCTCTGTGGTGCCTGGCATTACGGCGGCATCCGGCTGTTCGGCATACTCCGGTATTCCATTGACCCATCGTGATTACGCGCAGAGCGTGCGTCTGGTGACGGGGCACCTGAAAACCGGCAGCGAACTGGACTGGCACAACCTGGCCGCCGAAAAGCAGACGCTGGTCTTCTATATGGGGCTGAATCAGGCCGCTACGATCCAGGCGAAATTACTGGAACACGGCATGGAAGCGGATATGCCCGTCGCGCTGGTGGAAAACGGCACCTCCATTAAGCAGCGCGTGGTAAATGGCGTGCTGACACAGCTGGGTGAGCTGGCGCAGCAGGTTGAAAGCCCGGCGCTGATTATTGTCGGCCGCGTGGTCGAGCTGCGCGATAAACTCAACTGGTTCTCAAATCACTAG
- the gph gene encoding phosphoglycolate phosphatase yields MDKLQATRGIAFDLDGTLVDSAPGLTSAVDQALYALELPVAGEDRVVTWIGNGADVLMERALTWARQERASQRSAQGKPSVDHADIPQEEQLRILRKLFDRFYEETVEEGSFLFPDVKETLSALHAKGIPLGLVTNKPTPFVAPLLDALDIAKYFTVIVGGDDVQNKKPHPEPLLLVAGKLSLTPAELLFVGDSRNDILAARAAGCPSVGLTYGYNYGEAITLSEPDVVFDRFKDLLPALGLSYSEHQELKND; encoded by the coding sequence ATGGATAAATTGCAGGCAACCCGGGGTATTGCATTTGACCTCGATGGCACGCTGGTCGACAGCGCGCCGGGCTTAACGAGCGCCGTCGACCAGGCGCTGTACGCCCTTGAACTGCCTGTCGCGGGCGAAGATCGCGTCGTGACGTGGATTGGTAATGGCGCAGATGTCCTGATGGAGCGCGCCCTGACGTGGGCTCGCCAGGAGCGTGCGTCACAACGTTCCGCACAGGGTAAACCGAGCGTTGATCACGCGGATATCCCGCAGGAAGAACAGCTACGGATTCTGCGCAAACTGTTTGACCGTTTCTACGAAGAAACCGTTGAAGAAGGCAGCTTCCTGTTCCCGGACGTGAAGGAAACGCTGAGCGCGCTGCATGCGAAAGGCATTCCGCTGGGGCTGGTTACCAACAAGCCGACGCCGTTTGTTGCGCCATTGCTGGACGCGCTGGATATCGCGAAATACTTCACCGTGATTGTGGGCGGTGATGACGTACAGAATAAAAAGCCGCACCCGGAACCGCTATTGCTGGTGGCAGGAAAATTATCCTTAACACCTGCCGAGCTGCTCTTTGTCGGTGATTCACGCAATGATATTCTGGCTGCCAGAGCGGCGGGTTGTCCCTCCGTGGGGTTAACCTATGGCTACAACTACGGTGAGGCCATTACCCTGAGTGAGCCGGACGTCGTGTTCGATCGCTTCAAAGATTTGTTGCCCGCACTCGGGCTTTCATACAGTGAACATCAGGAATTGAAAAATGACTAA
- a CDS encoding YhfL family protein yields the protein MFKLAKAAVLVGLLSTLTACTGHVQNTKNNCSYDYLLHPAISISKIIGGCGPAAQQ from the coding sequence ATGTTCAAACTGGCTAAAGCTGCCGTTCTGGTAGGCCTGTTATCGACTCTGACGGCCTGCACCGGCCACGTGCAAAACACCAAAAATAACTGCAGCTACGATTACCTGCTGCATCCGGCGATCTCCATTTCGAAGATCATCGGGGGTTGTGGCCCGGCGGCACAGCAGTAA